The DNA window AGTAGCTTGAAATGGATGTAATGTCATAAGCCCAGTATTCATTATCTGCCTTGCGCTTGCCCCAGAGAGCAAAAAAATGCTGTTTTTGGCTTTCCGTGATTGATGAAAACAGCTCACTGCTTTTTTGAGAAGGTATATCTCCTCTATAAGACCCAAAGATGGCAGAATACGGGGAATTTTCAGGAAATCATTAATCAAGTGGTAAATATGTCTATACCACAATACAAAAGAAAAAAGGATTAATTCATTAAATAATCTTTCCTGGATTTAAAATATTGTTTGGATCAAAGACTTTTTTTATTTCTCTCATTATATTTAGTTCTATCTCTGATTTAGTATTTAAAAATATATCTTTTTTTAGAAAACCTACCCCATGTTCTCCGCTTCCAACTCCTCCAAGTTTTATAGCTTCTTCAGTTATTTCAGAATAAATTTTTTCTGCTAGATCTGGCCATTTTTCAAGTGATACATAGTCTGGCTTAAAAAGCTCAGGATGAAGATTACCATCTGCAATATGAGCTGCAATTGCAACCTGGATTTTGTACTTGTTTGCAATTTTTATAGTTTTTTCCATTAATTCAGTTACTTTTGAAGGAGGAACGACCACATCACCACTTAAAGAGACATAAGGATCTACTAATCTTAAAGCTTCAGCAAATACCATTCTAACTCTCCAGATGTTTTCTGCTGATTTTCTATCATCTCCTATAAATACATCAAGAGCCCCATTTTTTAAACAGGCTTCTCCTGCTTTCTGATATGTATCTTCAAGCTCTTGTTGAGAGTTTCCATCAACTTCAATTATTAAATAAGCTTTAGCTTTATCCTGAAAAGGTATTGTTGTATTTAAATATTTAGCAGAAAGCTCAACTGACAATTTATCCATAAATTCAACTTTTAATGGAAGTTTTCTTATAGCTATTATAATATTTGACACTGCCTGTGTAGTTTTTTCAACATTATCAAATGGCACAAGTAATGTAGCACTTTTACCAGGCGCAGGCAAAAGATTTAAAATTATTTTTGTAAATATTCCCAGTGTGCCTTCTGATCCGATCATTAAATCTAACAAGTCATAGCCCCATGTCTGTTTTCTTATTCTACCTCCAAGATTTAAAATACTGCCATTAGCCAACACAACCTCTAAACCTAAAACATGCTTTCTTGTATTGCCATATTTGATAACCTTGTCACCTCCAGCATTTGTAGCCACATTTCCACCTATAAAACTCATCTCAACACTCATAGGATAACCTGCATATAAAAGTCCTTC is part of the Desulfurella sp. genome and encodes:
- a CDS encoding FAD-linked oxidase C-terminal domain-containing protein, producing the protein MIKYNKVTTELANKFKHICGEKNVIYDNKEELFNYAYDESGKLFAHMPEIVVKPQNTEQVSKIMKLANENIIPVTPRAAGSGVAGAAIPLKGGIVLSVEKMNKILEINTIDRVAVVEPAVVTNELCERVLEEGLLYAGYPMSVEMSFIGGNVATNAGGDKVIKYGNTRKHVLGLEVVLANGSILNLGGRIRKQTWGYDLLDLMIGSEGTLGIFTKIILNLLPAPGKSATLLVPFDNVEKTTQAVSNIIIAIRKLPLKVEFMDKLSVELSAKYLNTTIPFQDKAKAYLIIEVDGNSQQELEDTYQKAGEACLKNGALDVFIGDDRKSAENIWRVRMVFAEALRLVDPYVSLSGDVVVPPSKVTELMEKTIKIANKYKIQVAIAAHIADGNLHPELFKPDYVSLEKWPDLAEKIYSEITEEAIKLGGVGSGEHGVGFLKKDIFLNTKSEIELNIMREIKKVFDPNNILNPGKII